The Nitrospirota bacterium genome includes the window CCGCTGATTTTCATGGCCCTTTGTGAACCCTGGTTCATGGGGGTTCATCAGAAAATCTCCATAGCTCACCCTCCCCCTAACCCCCTCCCGTCAAGGGAGGGGGAATAATCTCAGCCTCCCTCTCCCCCGGCGGGAGAGGGTCCGGGTGAGGGGGCCTCATTTTCGTGGTTTACAAACAATCCAAATGGGTTTAACATGATAGACGTTCTCTAAAATATAAAGGTTAAACACAGGTGTTTATAATCATTTCTCTAATCTTTCTTCCCTTTTTTCTTTTATGGCCGGACAATGTATATGCATGGGGGCCGGCGACCCATCTTCAGCTCGGATGGCATATCCTGAGCAGTCCCTCGCTGATTGCTGCACCTGTTAAAATACTGCTTGAAACTTATCCATACGATTATCTTTACGGTTGTATCAGCGCTGATATTGTAGTCGGAAAAAAGTTTACAAGGGCATTGAATCATTGTCATAACTGGCGTATTGGATTTAATGTGCTGGAACAGGCGGGAAGTCCTTCCCAGAAGGCGTTTGCTTTTGGCTATCTGAGTCACCTTGCGGCTGATACTATTTCTCACAATTATTTTGTCCCTGAGAAGATGGTAACAACATATTCAACGCGTCTTCTGCGTCATGTTTATTGGGAGATGCGTTTTGATGCATTGGCTGACAGGGTTGTGTGGGAACTTCCTTATAATATTATGAAGGATGTTCACAAGGATAATGACCCGCTCCTTGAGAGTGTGCTTGATAATAATCTGCTGTCATTCAGTACCAATAAGACGATATTTAACAATGTCCTTCTGATAAGCCGTATGGAACACTGGCACAAGATGATTAACAGACTGTCATCATATTCAAAGTGGATTCTGCATAAGGAAGATGTTGAGATGTATTATCAGAGGTCATTAGGTGCTGTGATTGATATTATATGCAACGGAGAAAAGGCGTTATGTCTCAGGGAAGACCCTGCCGGCAGGAAAAATCTTGCTCTTGCAAAACGTGTCCGCAGGAGGCTCAAATTCAGGAAAATGGCCGGGATGAGTGTTAAATTGCCGGCACTTCCATTTATCAGGGAGGCAGAATATCCAGAAAAGAAGATTCGGAAAGACAGGGCTTAATATCTCTGTCCTCACTTACGGGGCAATGCAGTTGCCGGAAGTCCCGGAAGAACAAGCCGCTGCTGTTGTTCACAAGGCTATGGCCAATGGAATCAACCACTATGAGACTGCACGCGGTTATGAAAATAGTGAGGAGATATTGGGAAGGGCCTTGCATGGTTTTGACCGTTCGGATTTTTATCTCACCACAAAGATTACCCCCAAACATTATCAGAATTACATGAAGTATATAGTAGAATCTTTAAGCAGGCTTCAGGTTGATTATATAGATAATTTTGATATACACGGCATTAATACTGAAGAGCAGATTGAGCAGACCTTCAGAAAAGGCGGGGCATTGGATGCTGTTCGTCAGGCAATGTCAGAGGGGCTGATAAGGCATGTGGGTTTCTCATCACATGGAGGTCTTGATCTGATATTAAAGGTAATTGATACCGGAGAGTTCGAATCAGTCAATATCCATTATTATTATTTTAATCAACGGAATTCCCCTGTTTTGCAAAAGGCAGCAGAAAAGGATATGGGGGTACTGATAATTTCACCGACAGATAAGGGAGGACAGCTCCACAGGCCGCCTGAACTTTTATTGAAGCTGACTGCCCCGTACCATCCAATTACTATTAATCACAGGTTCTGTCTATCTCATAAAGAGATTACAACTGTGACAGTAGGTGCTGCACATCCTGATGAATTTGAACCGCACATAAAGGCGGTTGAACCCGATGAGCCGCGGGGGGGGGCTTCCCCCCCTTAGTTTAAGGGGGGGCATGGGGGGGTTATCTTCGTCAGAACAGGAGATTATCAGCAGGCTCGACAGTCAGTATAAAATACTTGGAAATACTCTTTGCACCTTGTGTCATAAATGTCTTCCATGCCCTGCAGGAATAAATATCCCTGAGGTGTTGAGGCTGAGGAATCTTTCAAAGGCTTTTGATATGGTTGAATTCGGGAGATACAGGTATAAGATGTTCGGAAATGCTGACCACTGGTTTGGAGGTATGAAGGCTGTGAGTTGTACAAGGTGTAATGAATGTCTGCCCCGTTGCCCTGAGAATCTGAGGATACCCGACCTTCTGTTTGAGACACATGAGATGCTCTATTTTGAAGAAGGTAAGAGGAAGTGGAAAGATTGAAAACGGTTATGATATAATTCAGCCGCCTAAGTTTATTCCCTCCCCTTCAAGGGGAGGGTTAGGGTGGGGATGGGGTTATTTTCAGATAAACAAAGGAGAATGACATCTATTGATGCATCGTACAATAAAAATCAGGATAAAGGAAAATATTGATCCGCATGTCCTCTTTGGAAGCGGTGATGTAAATCTGCGGAAGATAGAGGAACTCATAGGCATAAGGGTAATAGCGAGGGGGACTGATGTTATTCTGGAAGGTCCTCAGGAAAAGATAAAGGTCGGGGAGAGGGTGATTACGGACCTCGAAACCCTCTTAATGGACGGTTATAGTATCCGTGTTGATGATATAGAGTATCTGATCAGGAAAACCTCTGAAGATTTGGGTTTTAATCTGAAGGAGGCATTCAATGACGCAATATCAATCCCTTCAAAGAAGAAGATAATAATGCCCAAGTCCCCTGCTCAGGGAGATTATATTAAGGCAATAAGGGAATTTGATATTGTTATCGGGATAGGTCCTGCCGGGACAGGAAAGACTTATCTTGCCATGGGAATGGCCGTATCCGCCCTTCTGAAGAAAGAGGTAAACCGCATCATACTTGCAAGGCCCGCTGTAGAGGCTGGTGAGAAACTCGGGTTCCTACCGGGTGATATGTATGAAAAGGTTAACCCTTACCTGCGGCCCTTGTATGACGCCCTTTATGACATGATGGAAACCGAAAAGGCAAACAGGCTGATTGAACGCGGGGATATAGAGATAGCTCCTCTGGCTTTTATGCGGGGAAGGACACTGAATGATTCATTTATAATATTAGATGAGGCACAGAATGCAACATCTGAACAGATGAAGATGTTTCTTACAAGGCTTGGATTTAATTCCAAGGTAGTTGTTACAGGTGATATTACGCAGGTTGATCTGCCTGCAGAAAAGATCTCCGGTCTGATAGAGATTCAGGGGATACTCTCCGGCATACGCGGGATAAAGTTCAGCTACTTTACAGAGAAGGACGTTGTCAGGCACAAACTGGTTCAGGATATTGTAAAGGCGTATGAGATTTTTCTGGCGAAAGGGAAGAGGAGCAGAGGCAAGAAGTAAGATGTTAGAAGTTAGAAGAAAGATGTTGAACCGAATCCCCTCCCCTTCAAGGGGAGGGTTAGGGTGGGGATGGGGTTGTTCGTGAATATCGAAATAAAGAATCAACAGAAAAAGTACAGTGTAAATCAGAGGTTTATTAAAACAAACGCTGAGACTATATTGTCCCTGTGCAGGCTGAAGAATGTTGAATTGAGCATCCTGATTGTAAATAACAGGAGGATGAGGGCGATTAACAGGCAATACAGGGGGAAGAATAGTTCTACGGATGTGCTTTCGTTTCCGATGAATGAAGTGCCCCCTCCCCTTAATCCCATCCATCCGGTATTGCTTGGCGATATAGTAATCTCCATGGAGAAGACACATAAGCAGGCAAAAGAACAGGGACACTCCCCTTCAAAGGAGCTTTTATTACTGCTTACACACGGGATATTGCATCTGACAGGCTACGACCATGAATTATCTCCTGCTGAGGAACGCAGGATGCGGAAGAAGGAAAACATGATACTTGCAAAGTTGACAGAAGAAAAAATAAGCAAAGGTAAGCTGCAGATGGCGGAAGGATGAAGTAAGAAGTTAGAAAAGGCTGAAGATTGAAGGTAGAAGTAAGTGGTTAGATTGCTTTGATGTGTAAAGAAAGGATGATTAAAGCCCCACCCTCACCTTAATCCTCTCCCTGAGGGAGAGGAAATTTCCCTCCCCTTCAAGGGGAGGGTTAGGGTGGGGATGGGGTTATTCCCGGATGAAGCCGCGTAATTTTGTAGAAAGTGCCAATCTGGCAATGGAAGGTATTTTGTATGTAGCTAAGACCCAGAAGCACATGAGGTATCACCTCTGGGCAGCGGGGATGGCTATAATAGTGAGCCTTCTATTTGGTGTTACCCGTCTTGAATTTCTGATTTTGAGTTTTATTATTTTACTGGTATTACTGGCGGAAATGATAAATACAGCAGTTGAAACTATTGTTGATATTATTTCGCCGGACTATCATGAACTTGCAAAGGCAGCCAAAGATGTTGCAGCCGGTGCTGTTTTCTTAGTATCAGTGGGGGCGGTTATTACAGGTTATCTTATTCTGTTTCCTTATATAAAGTACCCTTTTCCTGCTGCTATTGCTTATGTAAGAGATGCCTCTGAACACCTGACATTGATCAGTATTATCCTTGTTGTGATAGCTGTGATACTTTTAAAATCATACAGCAGTAAGGGGAGGCCTTTTTATGGCGGATTTCCAAGCGGACATGCGGCTGTCTCATTTTCAATAAGCACGGCAACGGCATTTCTGACACAAAACGCGCTTATAAGTATACTGACATTTATTCTCGCTTTAATGGTAGCATCAAGCAGGGTAACACTGGGAATCCATTCAATGCGGGAGATAGTAATCGGGGCAATATTAGGGATCGTGATAACAGTTTTATTATTTCAGATATTTGGATGAACCTCCATAAGCAGGGTGCTCACAAATGGCAATGAAAACCCCACCCTCACCCGGACCCTCTCCCTGAGGGAGAGGGTGCTAAGTTTATTCCCTCCCCTTCAAGGGGAGGGTTAGGGTGGGGATGGGGTTATTTTCGAGAAAGGGATTATGGGCTTTTTTTCAAAACTAAGTGAAAAACTTTTCAATACAAAAGCAAAACTTGTAGGAAATATTGATAACCTCTTCTCAAGGTTCAAGAAGGTTGACACTGCTACGTTGGAGGAGCTGGAAGAGATATTAATCTCAGCAGATACCGGCGCATCAGTGGCAGAAAAACTGATAGATAAGGTAAAGAAAGAGAGAGGTAACAGCCCTGAAGAGGTGAAGAATATATTAAAGCAGGGGATGCTTGATATATTGAGTTCACATGAAGGCTCTCTGAATCTCAGGGATGCAAGGCCTGATGTAATAGTAATTGTAGGTGTGAACGGTACAGGTAAGACGACAACAATAGGAAAGTTATCCGATAAACTGAGGCGTGAAGGCAGAAAGGTAATAATTGCCGCGGCAGATACATTCAGGGCAGCGGCTATTGAACAGCTTATAATATGGGGAGAGCGGAGCGGTGCAAGCGTAATAAGACACTCAGACGGCTCTGACCCTGCAGCAGTAGTCTTTGACGCACTTGCAGCAGCAAAATCCAGAGGTGCGGATGTCCTTATTGTTGATACTGCCGGAAGACTTCATACCAAGGTTAACCTTATGGATGAGTTGAAAAAGATCCGCAGGATACTTGAAAGGGAACACCCCGGCAGCCCTCATGAAGTTCTACTCGTCCTTGATGCCACAGCCGGACAGAACTCACTCATGCAGGCAAAAACATTCAGCAAGGATATAGGTCTGACTGGAATAGTATTAACAAAACTGGATGGTACGGCCAAGGGCGGGATAATTTTGAGCATTGCAGAAGAACTTCAGATACCGGTCAAGATGATCGGCGTCGGCGAGGGCATTGATGACCTCAGGGATTTCAATGCCCGCGAATTTGCTGATGCATTGTTTGATGTTACTTAGCCTGCAGCAGAGTATCTATTATTTGTTTAAATGCAGAATAAGGTCTTGCACCTACAATCCTTTGTCCGGTAAACTCCTTTCCCTTGAGCGGCGCCTTTCCAATGAAGAATGTCGGTGTTCCTGATACACCGGCCTTTCTTCCGTCATCAATATCTTTATTTACCTCACCGGTATATTTACCGCTGTCCAGACACGAATTAAACGAATCAGCAGATAGCCCTATTTCTAATGCATACTTCTTCAGGTCATCTACCTGTATAGTGCTCTGGTTATCAAATATCTTATCGTGCATCTCGCGATACTTCCCCTGCTCTCCGGCGCATTGTGCAGCCTCAGCAGCCTTAGGCGCCTGTTTGTGGAATTCCAGAGGGAAGTCCCTGAATACATACTTGATTTTGCCGGTTTTTATATAGTCCTTATCCAGCTCAGACAGGGTATTTTTATAATACCTCTTACAGAATGGACACTGATAATCTGAAAACTCTAATACAACAACAGGCGCATCACTATTGCCCCAGACTGTGTCATCGTCCATGCTGACTGTTACCTCCGGCGTCTCCTGTTGAGGTTCTTCAGGTTTTGCTGTGACTGCTTTCGCCTTAATGGCATCAACGTCTTTTCTTAATTCCTGTACCTCTTTTTTTAATGCATTGACTTCCTCTTTAAGTTCCTCCTGAAGTTTGCTGTTTTTTCCCGACGATACCCCTGCCTCAGCAGGACCAAAAGGCAATATAACCCATACTGAAATAATAAACAAAAAGGCACAAACAATTGCAGTCTTATTTTTCATAACGATCTCCCTGTGTGTTGATAATCAAATAAACTCATATAACATTCGAGAACCCCGCCTGTAAGGACAACAGAAACTATATCGGGGTCAAACTGCCTGCCTGACATTGACGATATCTCTCTTCTAACATGGTCCATTGCAAGGGCTGAGCGGTAGGGGCGGTTACATAACATTGCATCAACGGCATCGGCTATTGATACAAGTCTTGCACATAGCGGTATATCTGTACCTTTAAGCCCTTCCGGAAATCCTGTTCCATCATACCTTTCATGGTGATACAGAACAACCGGTACCATTTCATGGAGGAATTCTACTGATGAAATTATCTTTGAACCAATAATGGGGTGTTTCTTTATCTCTTCCAGTTCAAACCGGTCCAGAGACCCTTGTTTCCTGAGAATATTTCCTTCTATTCCTATCTTTCCTATATCGTGAATAAGTGCCGCCTGTTCTAACGGCAATAACTGTTCATTAGGGATCCCGATTCTTTCTGCAAGGAATGCGGAAAACTTTGATACCCTTTCCGAGTGTCCTCTTGTATATTGGTCTTTGGCATCAATAGCTGCTAACAATGCAGATACAGTGCTTTTGTAGTGATTCTCAATATTATGTTTTGCGTTTTCTATCTCTTTTGTCAGCTCATTGGTTGCAAGCTGGAGTTTTCTTATCTCAAGCCTTGTTTTTAAATACTCGCCTCTTTTTGCAATCCCTTTTTCTACAGTCATAATGACATCTTTATGGTCAAATGGTTTTATCATGTAGTCTAATGCCCCGTACTGGAGGGCCCCTCTTGCGGTCTCTAAACTTGCGTAAGCAGTCATCAGGATAACCTCAATCTCCGGCTTTATCTCTTTTATCTGCCTGAGTAAATGCAGTCCATCCATGCCTGCCATCTTAATGTCAATTATTGCTACGTCAAAGGTTCTTACTTTTATATATTCCAGTGCCCGGATACCGTTCTCTGCAGTTACTACATCATATCTGTTCTTGAGAATCATCCGGAGGGCCTCTCTTGGGCCTTTCTCATCATCCACAACGAGTAAACTGCTTTTTTCCTCCATCTAAACCTCCTTGTAAGTCAGAATTATGTTTTTAGTGTAAACTCACGCCATCCTTAGCTGTTTAACGAGTTATCACAGGAAGCAGTACTGAGATAATAGTTCCCTGATTCGGATTACTGTTGATATTTATTTTTCCTCTATGATCTTCAATTATCTTTTGGCTTAATGGGAACCCCAGCCATACCTCTCTTAATGATGATGTGTAGAATGGATCAAAAATCCTTTCCAGGTCTGCCTTGGGTATGACCCGCATATTATCTTTTATTGTCACAGTTATAGTATCATCTTTTTGAAAAGATTCAATACCTATTGTGAGTGTCCCGTCCGGGGATATTGAATTAAAACAATTCTGCAGTATATATGAAAATGCCTTGCCCAACTGGATATAATCGGCCTTAACTTTAAAGACACCCTTCTTATAATTTTTGATCAGGCGGATGTCTGATATTTTATAATCAGTTATAACCGATTCAAGGCACTTGTCCATAATATCGCCGATATCCAGTGTCTCAAATTTATACTCTATCGGATTAACAAAGGCAACTAATTTTTCTATAAGATTATTTAATTTATCAACTTCTTCAACGACTGTGTTATAAAAAAAGTCCTGGAATTCAGGGTCATTGAACCGCTCCTTCAGCAATTGTGTAAATGTTCTTACAGCAACAAGGGGGTTTCTTAATTCATGGGCCATCCTCCCTGCAAGGCTGTTTAACGTCTGCAGGGTATCCCCCTTTTTCTTCTCCTTGTTTAATTCCTTCCTTGCAGAAATATCGTCTAAAAGTAATACCCCGCCTATAAGTTCACCTTTCATGCCGTATAATCCATAAGAATCTACTTCAAGGGCTATACCCTCTTTCTCAAGAATAATCTCTTTCTTACTGGAGGTATTCCCCTGTTTCATGGTTTCACTCATCAGACTGCTCAGGTTACTCAAATGTTCAGGTAACGATATAATAGATTTACCGACCATATCCCTGCCGGTCAGATTTAATATCTCTTCTGCCCTCGGATTAAATATGATGATTCGTTCCCTGTCATCCACTGTGATGACGCCGCTTCCCATCTTTTCGAGTATCTTCTGAATATATTCTTTTTGATAACATACCTTGTTATAGTTATAGATATCATGCAGTGTCTTGCCGAAATAGTTTGAGAGGACAAATAATTTTTCAAGCTCTTGCCTTGTGTATGATTCACCGGTTATCTTGTAATCAAGATTTAAGATGCAGATAAGCTTCCCCTCATACATCACCGGAATACTTATAATTGCCTGAAGTATCTCCATCTCGTTCAGTGCGCGTTCAAATATGTTGGTATGACCGATGTCCTCTTCTGAGTTGTCTCTTCTTAATATCCTGCCCCTTGCAGAAAGCCATAACACCATTCCGCTGTCGGAAGAGAGTGAGACACGGGAGGTAATGTCAGGATGCAGACCCCTGAATGCCTTAATCCTGAATGTATCCTCTTCCGGGTCAAACAAGAGTATAGAGGCACGGCTTACGGCCAGCACATCCATCACGCCGTCAAGAAAGAGATTGGTTAGTTTATCGAGGTCAAAGCTTGCTGTAAATGTCCTTGCAAGGGCAACTGCCTTTTCGAGTGGTTCAAATGATGACATTATATTTTTTTCCGGAACCATATAACGTTCCGGATATATATTCGGAGAAAACCTCTTATGTCTGAGCTTTTCTGATAATTTATGACGATGCAGGATATTGCTTACCTCTTTAGAAATTACCTGAGGTAAAAGCGGGGTGTATAATACTTCATGGAAAATGCTGTGATATTCCAGTCCTTCTTTTGATATTTCAGGAGGTAGGATTCCCAGCCAGATTAAACCGGGGATGTGTGCATATCTTTTAAGCCATAAAGATATCTTGTCTGATATGGTTATATCTACTGCTATTATATAAACCTGTTCAGTCAGTATAAGGTCAGCCCCTTTATCAAGGCTGTCTGTTGCAAGGACGATATATTCATCCGACACGCTTGACTCAAAACGATTGATTATCTCATTTGAGGATGTTAACAGTAACAGTATCTTCAAGAGGTCTCCGGTTCCAGTATGTCAATAGGATGTGCTAGTAGCTCACCCTCCCCCTGACCCTCTCCCGTCAAGGGAGAGGGAATAATGTTTGTCTCCTCTCCCTCAGGGAGAGGATTAAGGTGAGGGTGGGGTTTCTCGCCAGACGTAATCAAAGGTATCTGAGGAGCTGTTGGGAATTTTGCAGGGAACGCAATAGTTACGGAAGTCCCCTTATTATAAACACTCTCTATGTGTATCTTTCCCTGATGTTGTTCCACTATCCTTTTGCATATTGACAGGCCGAGGCCGGTTCCGGAATCTTTTGTAGTAAAGAAGGGTTCAAACAGGTGTTGCTTATCCTCCTCCTGAATACCTGCGCCTGTATCCGTTATCTTCAGTATAACCTTTTCACCGTCAATAATATCCTCACCCCTCATAGTTTCCACTACAATTTCACCGCCTTCAGGCATTGCCTCCATAGCGTTTATAAAAATATTCAGGGCTACCTGCTTTAATTGTGAACGGTCTGCGTGAATAAGCGGGAAATGTTCAACAAATCTCTTTTTAACAGTTATATTTTTCTTTGCAAACTGGTACGACAGCATTGAAATCATATAGTCCACAAAACTTTCCATATCCAATGGGTCAAATTTGGGTTCCGAAGATTTTGCGAATTCAAGAAGGTCAGAGACTATATTGCTTATTCTTTCCACTTCATCTATGGCTATGTTAGTAAAATGGTTTCTGAATTCAGGGTCATCAAATTTTTCCGGAAGTAACTGAACCAGTGTTTTTATTGAGACAAGCGGATTTTTTAACTCGTGGGCAAGTCCTGCGGCAATAGTCCCGAGGGATGCAAGCTTCTCCGCCATCTCTTTTTTAACGAGTATTTCATTGTAATAGGCACTTATCTTCTTAATCTCTTCCTTTGATTTTATTATGCTGATTCTGGAGGAGGCGTAATTTACTATTATTGATAAACAGTCTTTGTGAGATGTGTCTTCACTCGACAATGACCCCATCCCCACTCTGACCCTCCCCAATTCAGTGTCGGGGAGGGAAATTTCCTCTCCCTCAGGGAGAGGATTAAGGTGAGGGTGGGGTTTTTCATCAGCATCCTTTAATAACAATGCGGCAATAATTGTGTTGTCTGTCTTAAAAGGGACAACCTTAGTTACCCGGATATTAAATTCATTTGCAAAATATTCCTGTAATTCCCGATTGATTGTAAAGTCCTCTTCTGATATATATCCACAAATGTCGAACGGCAGATGGCAACTCTTTGAATCATCAAAGACCCATGTGTCTCCAACAATTTTCCTTATTACATGCCCGGACTCGAACCTGCAATGTGATAAGCATAAATTAAGTACATAACTAAGTACCTGAGTGTCCTCGTTCAGGCAAGATATTTCTTCAATGCCCTGTTTCAGGAGGGAAAGGATATCAGCAGTTGTTTTAATGGTTTCCAAAAAGTACCACCCTGTTTTTTCCAAGACCCTTTGCCTTATAAAGTGCCCTGTCAGCGTTATTTATTAGTTCTTCTATTGTAGATGCATCCTTTGGATACGATGCAATTCCGAGGCTTACAGTAATCCCGGCTATCTTTCCAAGCCCCCTGACAGGAAAGGCCATCCTATCTATTTCATCTCTGATACGATTACCGATTACCATGGCGTCTTCTTTATTTGTTGTAGGTAAGATTACAGCGAATTCTTCCCCTCCGTATCTTGCGGCAATATCAATAATTCTGATGCACCCTCTGATGCCGAGTGCAGTATTTCTTAACGCCTCATCCCCATAAAGATGTCCATAAGTGTCATTGAAGTCCTTGAAATTATCAATGTCTATAATAATAAGGGAAAAAGGATGGTCATGCCTTCTTGAACGTTCCAGCTCCTCAGCTATCCTTTCTTCAAAATATCTCCTGTTAAGAAGGGTGGTTAAGGGGTCTGTAATGGATATCTTTTTCAGGTTTATAGAACTCTGATAGTAGATCCTTCTTTCAATTGCCACAGCAGAATATAGGGCAACGGTCTCAAGGAGTTTAATATCCATATTTGAGAAATCAGTCCCGTCTTTTTTATCAGACAGGTTCAGGACACCGATGCTCTTGTCTTTTATCCTGATGGGAAGGCTGATGAATGATTTGGTCTTATATCTTACACGGTTCGGCCTTGAAAACCTTTCATCATTTTCAATATTGCTGACCACAAGAGGTGTCCCTTTCTCCATCACAATACCGGCAATGCCTTCTCCGGGATTTATCCTTATGTAGTTAAGGATTGCAATGTTAAGGCCCTTTGTTGCTTTAACCTCAAGAGCCATCCTGTCCTTATCGAGGAGCATCAGGGAACCCTGCTCAGCACCTACAACCTCTGCTGCATTTTCCAGTATTGCCTCACATAATTCCGGAGAGTCAATATTTGATGCAATTGAATTGAGTGCCTGTAATATCTCAAGCCCTCTTCTTGTAAAATTCTCACGCTTGGAAAAATAGTTACGGTTTTGGAATGAGAGTGATATTGTACTGCAAAAAGACCTTATAAGGTCATCCTCCTCTTTTGGAAGGATGGTGTTTAATATTACAATTAAACCCTCCACCCTGCTCCCTATACTGATAGGAAATATTTTTACAGAAGTGACGTCATTTGGGAAACCTGACTTTAGTATATTGAAGACATCTGTGGAAGATATTGCCTCGTTCCTTTCAGCCGCTTCACCGGCAAGCCCCTTGCCAATCTCTGCCTTAAATCCTGATAAACCTTCAATTTTGGTACCAAAGACCTGAGCTGTCTTGAATTCAGAACCATCCCTTACCATTATCATCGCAGACTTTACATTAAATAAGACACCAAGGGTGTTTAGGATAGTCGTGAAAAACTCTTTGTCCTCTGAAGCAGAACCTGCATTCACAGCCACCTTAATTATTGTATCTAATTTAGATGCCCTGTGATCAATGATTTTCTGTTTGCCGACACTTTGAAGAAAAATGTTTGTTGCAGATTTTATTGCCTCTACTGAGGTCTTAAATGTTTCCATATCCTTAAAGGATACACTCTTTGCAATATTAATTATGCGGTCTTTCTCACATCCTAACTTTTCTGCAATGTCCCTGTATCCGGCAAGGTCATTATATGATGAAAAAATCCTCCCACCTAAGATAGCCCTCTTTTTTTCATGGTCTCCGTTATAGAAGACAGGTATGGCAACATTGCTTAAATTGGCATAGCACTTAAAGTATACTGCCTCCTTTTTATTAAAGGCCTGAACCAGCGGTAATGTGCAATCCTGCTCACAGAATGCCTTTCCGGCAGTCTGTTCCTGCAGGAGTTTACACAACTGGCTTTCATGTTTCTGAGATGCAATGTACTTGTCTTCTTTAAAAGTCAGAAGTGTTAAACCGGATATCTTTGATAAGGCATCCGTCCACTTTGATGGCAGTTCTTCGTTGTATTCTGTAATATCCATTTTGATGTTTAAAAATAAAATAGAATCTAATATAACAAATTTATCTCTTTCTTGCCATGAAATAATTTTAGTTTTTTGAATGTTGGATTACAGAATTTAATTAGCAAGATTAGTGCCATCACTTGGTTGACAAATTATATTCAGATGGCCTAAAGTAGGGAACAGTAGAAAGCAGAGGTCAGAGGCAAGACAGTGAATAGTGAATAGTGAATAGTGAATAGCTCCCCTCCCTTAAGTTCCCTCCCCTTCAAGGGGAGGGTCAGGGTGGGGATGGGGTTATTTTCGGATGAAAGGGAGATTTTGATGCTTAAAAATGATAGTTTTTTAAAAGCATGCCGCAAAGAGCAGGGTGATTTTACCCCTGTATGGATCATGAGACAGGCAGGCCGATATTTGAAAGAGTACAGGGCAATAAGGGATAAGGTAGATTTCCTTACAATGTGCAAGACACCAGATCTTGTGGCTGAGGTGACACTTCAGCCGGTAGATATACTTGGTGTAGA containing:
- a CDS encoding PAS domain-containing protein codes for the protein MKILLLLTSSNEIINRFESSVSDEYIVLATDSLDKGADLILTEQVYIIAVDITISDKISLWLKRYAHIPGLIWLGILPPEISKEGLEYHSIFHEVLYTPLLPQVISKEVSNILHRHKLSEKLRHKRFSPNIYPERYMVPEKNIMSSFEPLEKAVALARTFTASFDLDKLTNLFLDGVMDVLAVSRASILLFDPEEDTFRIKAFRGLHPDITSRVSLSSDSGMVLWLSARGRILRRDNSEEDIGHTNIFERALNEMEILQAIISIPVMYEGKLICILNLDYKITGESYTRQELEKLFVLSNYFGKTLHDIYNYNKVCYQKEYIQKILEKMGSGVITVDDRERIIIFNPRAEEILNLTGRDMVGKSIISLPEHLSNLSSLMSETMKQGNTSSKKEIILEKEGIALEVDSYGLYGMKGELIGGVLLLDDISARKELNKEKKKGDTLQTLNSLAGRMAHELRNPLVAVRTFTQLLKERFNDPEFQDFFYNTVVEEVDKLNNLIEKLVAFVNPIEYKFETLDIGDIMDKCLESVITDYKISDIRLIKNYKKGVFKVKADYIQLGKAFSYILQNCFNSISPDGTLTIGIESFQKDDTITVTIKDNMRVIPKADLERIFDPFYTSSLREVWLGFPLSQKIIEDHRGKININSNPNQGTIISVLLPVITR
- a CDS encoding diguanylate cyclase, with the translated sequence MDITEYNEELPSKWTDALSKISGLTLLTFKEDKYIASQKHESQLCKLLQEQTAGKAFCEQDCTLPLVQAFNKKEAVYFKCYANLSNVAIPVFYNGDHEKKRAILGGRIFSSYNDLAGYRDIAEKLGCEKDRIINIAKSVSFKDMETFKTSVEAIKSATNIFLQSVGKQKIIDHRASKLDTIIKVAVNAGSASEDKEFFTTILNTLGVLFNVKSAMIMVRDGSEFKTAQVFGTKIEGLSGFKAEIGKGLAGEAAERNEAISSTDVFNILKSGFPNDVTSVKIFPISIGSRVEGLIVILNTILPKEEDDLIRSFCSTISLSFQNRNYFSKRENFTRRGLEILQALNSIASNIDSPELCEAILENAAEVVGAEQGSLMLLDKDRMALEVKATKGLNIAILNYIRINPGEGIAGIVMEKGTPLVVSNIENDERFSRPNRVRYKTKSFISLPIRIKDKSIGVLNLSDKKDGTDFSNMDIKLLETVALYSAVAIERRIYYQSSINLKKISITDPLTTLLNRRYFEERIAEELERSRRHDHPFSLIIIDIDNFKDFNDTYGHLYGDEALRNTALGIRGCIRIIDIAARYGGEEFAVILPTTNKEDAMVIGNRIRDEIDRMAFPVRGLGKIAGITVSLGIASYPKDASTIEELINNADRALYKAKGLGKNRVVLFGNH